A single Pseudomonas putida DNA region contains:
- a CDS encoding PTS fructose-like transporter subunit IIB: protein MNIAIVTACPNGQVSSVLSARLLAAAAQRRGWSTSVEVQDAEHPERQLTPAQIAEADWILVVSTGPVDLARFAGKRLYQSTPAQALADREGFLDEAQGKAEVLAVQATSAAPSTAVRIVAVTACPTGVAHTFMAAEALQQAAQQLGYQLTVETQGSVGARNPLSAQAIADADVVLLAADIEVPTARFAGKRIYRCGTGIALKQARVTLEKALAEAKVESAADAASATPTKAEKAGVYKHLLTGVSFMLPMVVAGGLLIALSFVFGIEAYKQPGTLPAALMQIGGEAAFKLMVPLLAGYIAWSIADRPGLAPGMIGGLLASTLGAGFIGGIVAGFLAGYSAKAIARWARLPSSLDALKPILIIPLLASLFTGLVMIYVVGQPVAAMLEGLTHFLDSMGTTNAILLGLLLGGMMCVDLGGPINKAAYAFSVGLLASSSYAPMAATMAAGMVPPIGLGIATFLARRKFAQSEREAGKAALALGLCFISEGAIPFAAKDPLRVIPASIAGGALTGALSMYFGCKLMAPHGGLFVLLIPNAINHALLYLLAIVAGSLVTAVVYAVIKKSERVELAVAPVKG from the coding sequence ATGAACATCGCCATTGTCACCGCCTGCCCCAACGGCCAGGTGTCCAGCGTGCTCAGTGCCCGCCTGCTGGCGGCTGCCGCCCAGCGCCGCGGCTGGAGCACCAGTGTCGAAGTGCAGGATGCCGAGCATCCCGAGCGCCAGCTGACCCCTGCGCAGATCGCCGAGGCCGACTGGATTCTGGTGGTCAGCACCGGCCCGGTGGACCTTGCCCGTTTCGCCGGCAAGCGCTTGTACCAGAGCACCCCGGCGCAGGCCTTGGCGGACCGTGAGGGCTTCCTCGACGAGGCGCAGGGCAAGGCCGAAGTGCTGGCTGTGCAAGCGACCAGTGCGGCGCCTTCAACCGCTGTACGCATTGTTGCGGTCACCGCCTGCCCGACCGGCGTGGCGCATACCTTCATGGCTGCCGAAGCCTTGCAACAGGCGGCGCAGCAGCTGGGCTACCAGCTCACCGTCGAGACCCAAGGTTCGGTTGGTGCACGCAATCCGCTGTCGGCCCAGGCCATTGCCGATGCCGATGTGGTGCTGCTGGCTGCTGACATCGAGGTGCCGACAGCACGCTTTGCCGGCAAGCGTATCTACCGTTGTGGTACCGGTATCGCCCTCAAGCAGGCACGCGTGACCCTGGAGAAGGCCCTGGCCGAGGCCAAGGTCGAAAGTGCTGCGGACGCTGCCTCTGCAACGCCCACCAAGGCTGAAAAGGCTGGCGTCTACAAGCATTTGCTGACCGGTGTTTCGTTCATGCTGCCAATGGTGGTGGCCGGCGGCTTGCTGATCGCCCTGTCGTTCGTCTTCGGCATCGAGGCCTACAAGCAGCCTGGCACCTTGCCGGCCGCACTGATGCAGATCGGCGGCGAGGCTGCGTTCAAGCTGATGGTGCCGCTGCTCGCGGGGTACATCGCGTGGTCCATCGCCGACCGCCCGGGCCTGGCGCCGGGGATGATCGGTGGCCTGCTGGCCAGCACCTTGGGTGCCGGCTTCATCGGCGGTATCGTCGCCGGTTTCCTCGCCGGCTACAGCGCCAAGGCCATCGCCCGCTGGGCACGCTTGCCAAGCAGCCTGGATGCGCTCAAGCCGATCCTGATCATCCCGCTGCTGGCCAGCCTGTTCACCGGCCTGGTGATGATCTACGTGGTCGGCCAGCCGGTGGCGGCAATGCTCGAAGGGCTGACGCATTTCCTCGACAGCATGGGCACCACCAACGCCATCCTGCTCGGGCTGCTGTTGGGCGGGATGATGTGTGTCGACCTCGGCGGGCCTATCAACAAGGCGGCCTATGCCTTCTCGGTGGGGCTGCTGGCATCTTCCAGCTATGCGCCCATGGCGGCGACCATGGCCGCCGGCATGGTGCCGCCGATCGGCCTGGGCATCGCCACCTTCCTGGCCCGGCGCAAGTTTGCCCAAAGCGAGCGTGAAGCGGGCAAGGCGGCGCTGGCGCTGGGGTTGTGCTTCATCTCCGAAGGGGCCATCCCGTTCGCGGCGAAAGACCCACTGCGGGTGATCCCGGCGAGCATTGCCGGTGGCGCCTTGACCGGCGCGCTGTCTATGTACTTCGGCTGCAAGCTGATGGCGCCCCATGGCGGGCTGTTCGTTTTGTTGATCCCCAATGCGATCAACCATGCACTGCTTTATCTGTTGGCGATTGTGGCGGGCAGCCTGGTGACGGCGGTGGTGTATGCCGTGATCAAGAAGAGCGAGCGGGTGGAGTTGGCCGTTGCGCCAGTGAAGGGTTGA
- a CDS encoding OprD family porin: MPSAFRFTPLFIALTATIPFAAQADEDKADGFIEGSSFNLHFRNAYFNRDNHNAGVRDTREWGQGAVARFESGYTPGVVGFGLDAHAMLGLKLDGGGGHAGTSILPEHIKDNGELGAAPHSFSTAGAAVKLKAFDTELKAGDLFITNPVIAGGETRMLPQTFRGVSLTNHSVDGLLLEGGQVSFTHPYNQSGHRRIDTYYGDMDGQTSKHLNWAGVSWSGTENITTNLYAAELKDVWNQYYADFDYTYVVNDLVSLNPGVHFYHTQDTGQSLLGKIDNNTYSVHFTVNAGYHSVTAAYQRVNGNTPFDYINLGDSVYLDNSRMYSDFNAPNERSWKLQYDYNFAGVGIPGLSTSLSYSRGEADLTKATQDTTHYDYYRADGKNAMHWERDLDVKYVFQEGDLKDLAVQLRYATHRGSQGYASIDSNSDNDEVRVIVDYPLNIF; the protein is encoded by the coding sequence GTGCCTTCCGCGTTTCGTTTTACCCCGCTGTTCATTGCGTTGACTGCAACGATCCCTTTCGCCGCCCAGGCAGATGAAGACAAGGCTGATGGCTTCATCGAAGGTTCGTCCTTCAACCTGCACTTTCGTAATGCCTACTTCAACCGCGACAACCACAACGCCGGCGTGCGCGACACCCGCGAGTGGGGCCAGGGCGCGGTCGCCCGTTTCGAGTCCGGCTACACACCGGGCGTAGTCGGCTTCGGCCTCGACGCCCACGCCATGCTGGGCCTGAAGCTCGACGGCGGTGGCGGCCATGCCGGCACCAGCATCCTGCCCGAGCACATCAAGGACAACGGTGAACTGGGGGCCGCCCCGCACTCGTTCTCCACCGCTGGTGCAGCGGTCAAGCTCAAGGCATTCGACACCGAATTGAAAGCCGGTGACCTGTTCATCACCAACCCGGTGATCGCCGGCGGCGAAACCCGCATGCTGCCGCAGACCTTCCGTGGTGTGAGCCTGACCAACCACAGCGTCGACGGCCTGCTGCTCGAAGGCGGCCAGGTCAGCTTCACCCACCCGTACAACCAGAGCGGCCACCGTCGTATCGACACCTACTACGGCGACATGGACGGCCAGACCAGCAAGCACCTGAACTGGGCCGGCGTGTCGTGGAGCGGCACCGAGAACATCACCACCAACCTGTACGCGGCCGAGCTGAAGGACGTCTGGAACCAGTACTACGCTGACTTCGACTACACCTACGTGGTCAACGACCTGGTCAGCCTCAACCCGGGCGTGCACTTCTATCACACCCAGGACACCGGCCAGTCGCTGCTGGGCAAGATCGACAACAACACCTACAGCGTGCACTTCACGGTCAACGCCGGTTACCACAGCGTCACCGCCGCCTACCAGCGGGTCAACGGCAACACGCCGTTCGACTACATCAACCTGGGTGACAGCGTTTACCTGGACAACTCGCGCATGTACTCGGACTTCAACGCCCCGAACGAGCGTTCTTGGAAGCTGCAGTACGACTACAACTTTGCCGGTGTCGGCATCCCGGGCCTGAGCACTTCGCTGTCGTATTCGCGCGGTGAAGCGGACCTGACCAAGGCCACCCAGGACACCACCCACTACGACTACTACCGCGCCGATGGCAAGAACGCCATGCACTGGGAGCGGGACCTGGACGTGAAGTATGTGTTCCAGGAAGGCGACCTGAAGGATCTGGCGGTACAGCTGCGCTATGCCACCCACCGTGGCAGCCAGGGTTATGCATCGATCGACAGCAACAGCGACAACGATGAAGTGCGGGTGATCGTCGATTACCCACTGAACATCTTCTGA
- the ptsP gene encoding phosphoenolpyruvate--protein phosphotransferase, translating to MLELAIGQIAMGQKAADKAEALRLLADQLVADGLVAEGYLEGLQAREAQGSTFLGQGIAIPHGTPQTRELVFATGVRLLQFPEGVDWGDGQRVYLAIGIAARSDEHLRLLQLLTRALGETDLAEALRRASSAEALLKLLQGAPQELALDAQLVGLNLPADDFDELAWRGARLLQRAGCVDSGFAAVLQQAEPLPLGEGLWWLHSERQVRQPGLAFITPQQPLRYHDQPLNGLFCLASLGAAHQALLERLCEVLIEGRGQTLYQATSSRAVLEVLGGEAPADWPSARIVLANPHGLHARPAKVLAQLAKGFEGEIRVRVLDSAQPAVSIKSLSKLLSLGARHGQELELSAEPAIAGDALPVLLAAIEQGLGEEVVPLVQTATASAANAATALQVPAAGSRVQGVSASPGIASGPAHVCAERDIDYPLRGESPAKERLKLRDALAAVHGELQALVQRSDKSIGEIFVTHQEMLADPALSDDVEARLAHGESAAAAWMAVIEAAARQQEALHDALLAERAADLRDIGRRVLAQLCGVAAQAEPEQPYVLVMGEVGPSDVARLDPARVAGIVTAHGGATAHSAIVARALGIPAVVGAGAAILLLDSGTPLLLDGQRGVVSVAPPADELQRALAERDQREKRLQAAWARRHEPAVTRDGHAVEVFANIGESSGIDKVVEQGAEGVGLLRTELIFMAHSQAPDVATQEAEYRRVLDGLGGRPLVVRTLDVGGDKPLPYWPIAAEENPFLGVRGVRLTLQRPQIMEEQLRALLRAADQRPLRIMFPMVGQIHEWREARAMVERLRQEIPVADLQVGIMVEVPSAALLAPQLAREVDFFSIGTNDLTQYTLAIDRGHPSLSAQADGLHPAVLSLIDMTVRAAHAEGKWVGVCGELAADPQAVAVLLGLDVDELSVAARSIAEVKALVRQADHQTARALAREALQQDSAAAVRALVERY from the coding sequence ATGCTCGAGCTCGCCATAGGGCAGATAGCCATGGGCCAGAAGGCCGCCGACAAGGCCGAGGCATTGCGCCTGTTGGCGGATCAGCTGGTAGCCGACGGCCTGGTTGCCGAAGGTTATCTCGAAGGCCTGCAGGCGCGCGAAGCGCAAGGCTCGACGTTCCTTGGCCAGGGCATCGCCATCCCTCACGGCACCCCGCAGACCCGCGAACTGGTGTTTGCCACGGGCGTGCGCCTGCTGCAGTTCCCCGAAGGTGTGGACTGGGGCGATGGGCAGAGGGTCTACCTGGCCATCGGCATCGCAGCCCGTTCCGATGAACACTTGCGCCTGCTGCAGTTGCTGACCCGCGCGCTCGGCGAGACCGACCTGGCCGAGGCATTGCGCCGGGCCAGCTCTGCCGAGGCGTTGCTCAAGCTGCTGCAAGGCGCGCCACAGGAACTGGCGCTGGACGCGCAGTTGGTTGGCCTGAACCTGCCTGCTGACGATTTTGATGAGCTGGCCTGGCGCGGCGCCCGCCTGCTGCAGCGCGCCGGTTGTGTCGACAGCGGCTTCGCTGCCGTGCTGCAACAGGCCGAACCACTGCCGTTGGGCGAGGGCCTGTGGTGGCTGCACAGCGAGCGCCAGGTGCGACAGCCTGGCCTGGCCTTCATTACTCCGCAGCAGCCACTGCGTTATCACGACCAGCCGCTCAATGGTCTGTTCTGCCTGGCCAGCCTGGGGGCCGCCCACCAGGCGCTGCTCGAGCGCCTGTGCGAAGTGCTGATCGAAGGCCGCGGGCAAACGCTCTACCAGGCCACCAGCAGCCGTGCGGTACTTGAGGTGCTGGGCGGTGAGGCACCGGCTGACTGGCCCAGTGCGCGGATCGTGCTGGCCAACCCGCATGGCCTGCACGCCCGCCCGGCGAAGGTTTTGGCGCAACTGGCCAAGGGCTTCGAGGGTGAAATCCGTGTGCGCGTGCTCGACAGTGCGCAGCCAGCGGTGTCGATCAAGAGCCTGAGCAAGCTGCTGAGCCTCGGCGCCCGGCATGGCCAGGAACTTGAGCTGAGTGCTGAACCGGCGATTGCCGGCGATGCCTTGCCCGTACTGCTGGCAGCCATCGAACAAGGCCTGGGCGAAGAGGTCGTGCCGCTGGTGCAAACTGCCACAGCCAGTGCTGCCAACGCGGCCACGGCACTCCAGGTGCCCGCTGCGGGCAGCCGGGTCCAGGGCGTCAGTGCATCCCCGGGTATTGCCAGCGGGCCGGCGCATGTTTGCGCCGAGCGTGATATCGATTACCCGCTGCGCGGTGAGTCGCCGGCCAAGGAGCGCCTGAAGCTGCGTGACGCGCTGGCGGCCGTGCATGGCGAATTGCAGGCGCTGGTACAGCGCAGCGACAAGTCGATTGGCGAGATCTTCGTCACCCACCAGGAAATGCTCGCCGACCCGGCCTTGAGCGACGATGTCGAGGCACGCCTGGCCCACGGCGAAAGTGCGGCGGCGGCGTGGATGGCGGTGATCGAAGCGGCTGCCCGCCAGCAGGAAGCGCTGCACGATGCCCTGCTGGCCGAGCGCGCTGCCGACCTGCGCGACATTGGCCGCCGGGTGTTGGCCCAGTTGTGCGGCGTGGCGGCCCAGGCCGAACCGGAGCAACCCTACGTGTTGGTCATGGGCGAGGTTGGCCCCTCCGATGTCGCCCGCCTGGACCCGGCCCGTGTCGCTGGCATCGTCACGGCCCACGGCGGTGCCACGGCGCACAGTGCGATCGTCGCCCGTGCATTGGGCATCCCGGCCGTGGTTGGTGCGGGCGCGGCGATTCTGCTGCTCGATTCCGGCACGCCGCTGCTGCTCGACGGCCAGCGCGGCGTGGTCAGCGTTGCACCACCGGCTGATGAATTACAACGCGCGCTGGCCGAGCGCGACCAGCGCGAAAAACGCCTTCAAGCTGCCTGGGCCAGGCGCCATGAGCCGGCAGTGACCCGCGATGGTCATGCCGTAGAAGTCTTCGCCAACATTGGCGAGAGCAGCGGTATCGACAAGGTGGTGGAGCAGGGCGCCGAAGGGGTTGGCCTGCTGCGCACCGAGCTGATCTTCATGGCCCATTCGCAGGCACCTGACGTGGCCACCCAGGAAGCGGAGTACCGCCGTGTGCTCGACGGCCTCGGTGGCAGGCCACTGGTCGTGCGCACCCTCGATGTGGGCGGCGACAAGCCGTTGCCGTACTGGCCGATCGCCGCCGAGGAAAACCCGTTCCTCGGCGTGCGCGGTGTGCGCCTGACCCTGCAACGCCCACAGATCATGGAAGAGCAGTTGCGTGCCTTGCTGCGGGCCGCCGATCAGCGGCCCCTGCGCATCATGTTCCCCATGGTCGGGCAGATTCACGAGTGGCGTGAGGCGCGCGCCATGGTCGAGCGCCTGCGCCAGGAAATCCCGGTCGCCGACCTGCAGGTCGGGATCATGGTGGAAGTGCCGTCCGCTGCATTGCTGGCGCCGCAGCTGGCCCGTGAAGTGGACTTCTTCAGCATCGGCACCAACGACCTGACCCAGTACACCCTGGCCATCGACCGTGGCCACCCGAGCTTGTCTGCCCAGGCCGACGGCTTGCACCCGGCGGTGCTGAGCCTGATCGACATGACCGTGCGCGCGGCCCACGCCGAGGGCAAATGGGTCGGCGTCTGTGGCGAACTGGCCGCCGACCCGCAGGCGGTGGCCGTGCTGCTGGGCCTGGATGTGGACGAGCTGAGCGTGGCCGCCCGCAGCATTGCCGAAGTCAAAGCCCTGGTGCGCCAGGCAGATCACCAAACGGCCCGCGCCCTGGCGCGCGAGGCCTTGCAACAGGACAGCGCCGCGGCGGTTCGCGCGCTGGTGGAGCGTTACTGA
- the cra gene encoding catabolite repressor/activator: MKLSDIARLAGVSVTTASYVINGKAEQQRISNSTVERVRAVVEAHDFTPNPQAAGLRSRHTRTLGFILPDLENPSYARIAKQLEQGARARGYQLLIASSDDQPDSERQLQQLFRARRCDALFVASCLPPEDDSYRELQDKGLPVIAIDRRLNPAHFCSVISDDRDASRQLADSLLATAPRSIALIGARPELSVSQARAGGFDEAMQGFDGVVRRYQGESFSRECGQRLMQQLIDEQGGLPDALVTTSYVLLQGVFDTLQARPADSRQLQLGTFGDNQLLDFLPLPVNAMAQQHGLIAATALELALAAIEEKRYEPGVHAIGRTFKQRITAA; this comes from the coding sequence GTGAAACTCAGCGATATCGCCCGTCTGGCCGGTGTGTCAGTGACCACTGCCAGTTATGTCATCAACGGCAAGGCCGAACAGCAGCGCATCAGTAACAGCACTGTCGAGCGGGTGCGCGCGGTGGTCGAGGCCCATGACTTCACCCCCAACCCGCAAGCAGCCGGCCTGCGCAGCCGGCACACCCGTACCTTGGGTTTCATTCTCCCGGATCTGGAGAACCCCAGCTATGCCCGCATCGCCAAACAGCTCGAGCAGGGCGCGCGCGCCCGTGGCTACCAGCTGCTGATCGCCAGCAGCGACGACCAGCCCGACAGCGAGCGCCAGCTGCAGCAGCTGTTCCGCGCCCGCCGTTGCGATGCCCTGTTCGTCGCCAGCTGCCTGCCGCCTGAGGACGACAGCTATCGCGAGCTGCAGGACAAGGGCCTGCCAGTGATCGCCATCGACCGGCGCTTGAACCCGGCACACTTCTGTTCGGTGATCAGCGATGACCGCGATGCCAGCCGTCAGTTGGCCGACAGCCTGCTGGCTACAGCCCCGCGCAGCATCGCACTGATCGGTGCACGCCCGGAGCTGTCGGTAAGCCAGGCTCGCGCCGGCGGTTTCGACGAAGCCATGCAAGGCTTCGACGGCGTGGTCCGCCGCTATCAGGGCGAGTCCTTCAGCCGCGAATGCGGCCAACGCCTGATGCAGCAACTGATCGACGAACAGGGCGGCCTGCCGGATGCCCTGGTGACCACCTCCTATGTGCTGCTGCAAGGTGTGTTCGATACCTTGCAGGCGCGCCCGGCCGATTCGCGCCAGCTGCAGCTGGGCACCTTCGGCGACAACCAGTTGCTCGACTTCCTGCCATTGCCAGTCAATGCCATGGCCCAGCAGCACGGCCTGATCGCCGCCACCGCGCTGGAGCTGGCCCTGGCCGCGATCGAGGAAAAACGCTACGAGCCTGGCGTGCACGCCATTGGCCGCACGTTCAAGCAACGCATCACAGCGGCCTGA
- a CDS encoding sensor domain-containing diguanylate cyclase — protein MPTRSSRFAVYRSHPELILNLGSCLAVLAIVAIVSYLLARERDSVEQSAIRSANNIVQLIESDILRNVELYDQSLKGLIWAVSRKELPEISGPLRQRLLFNEAFVDRKRGDVLWLDKQGNVVGDSNNPVPRKANFGDTGVFQAHLHDPNLGLLVGPPFKAKLGDMDWCISFSRRINGPQGEFAGLAAGALRLSYFSELFRRLDIGAESSINLFNTSGQLLAREPARPQDPAIGTYYGERPNFKRILSEHSGSFTARSGSAPSQRMYTFARVADLPLIVLVVHSADEVFQSWRRTAILVSVATGVLCIGILWLTLLLGRELRRRHEAEQGLATLAATDSLTGLANRRRLDQVLRLEWSRAQRNRQPLAVLMVDVDHFKAFNQRHGHAGGDHALREVASTLELCIRRPADLAARYGGEEFQVILPETELSGALLLAERIRAQVEALAPFADDAHSVTVSIGVSVYIPGTQQDLAQVLGAADEALYRAKANGRNRVEGPTD, from the coding sequence ATGCCCACTCGATCTTCGCGTTTCGCAGTCTACAGGTCGCACCCCGAGCTGATCCTCAACCTGGGCAGCTGCCTTGCCGTGCTCGCCATCGTGGCCATCGTCAGCTACCTGCTGGCCCGCGAGCGCGACAGTGTCGAGCAATCGGCCATCCGCTCCGCGAACAACATCGTCCAGCTGATCGAAAGCGACATCCTGCGCAATGTCGAACTCTACGACCAGTCGTTGAAAGGCCTGATCTGGGCAGTCAGCCGCAAGGAGCTGCCAGAGATCTCCGGCCCATTGCGCCAGCGCCTGCTGTTCAATGAAGCCTTTGTCGACCGCAAGCGCGGAGATGTGCTGTGGCTGGACAAGCAGGGCAATGTGGTCGGCGACTCCAACAACCCCGTGCCGCGCAAGGCCAACTTTGGCGATACCGGCGTTTTCCAGGCTCACCTGCATGACCCGAACCTCGGTTTGCTGGTGGGCCCGCCTTTCAAGGCCAAGCTGGGCGACATGGACTGGTGCATCAGTTTCAGCCGGCGCATCAACGGCCCGCAGGGCGAATTTGCCGGGCTGGCCGCCGGCGCCCTGCGCCTGTCGTATTTCAGTGAGTTGTTCCGCCGCCTGGATATCGGCGCTGAAAGCAGTATCAACCTCTTCAATACCAGCGGGCAGCTCCTCGCACGGGAACCTGCACGCCCACAGGATCCGGCAATCGGCACCTATTACGGCGAACGCCCCAACTTCAAGCGCATCCTCAGCGAGCACAGCGGCAGCTTCACCGCGCGCTCTGGCAGCGCCCCTTCCCAGCGCATGTACACCTTCGCCCGGGTCGCCGACCTGCCACTGATCGTGCTGGTGGTGCATTCCGCCGACGAGGTGTTCCAGTCATGGCGGCGCACAGCGATTCTGGTCAGCGTCGCCACGGGGGTGTTGTGTATCGGGATTCTCTGGCTGACCCTGCTGCTGGGCCGGGAGTTGCGCCGCCGCCACGAAGCTGAACAGGGCCTGGCGACCCTTGCCGCGACCGACAGCCTGACCGGCCTGGCCAACCGCCGCCGCTTGGACCAGGTGCTGCGGCTGGAATGGTCACGCGCCCAACGTAACCGCCAACCGTTGGCGGTGCTGATGGTGGATGTGGACCATTTCAAGGCCTTCAACCAGCGCCATGGACACGCCGGTGGCGACCACGCCTTGCGCGAGGTGGCCAGCACGCTGGAGCTGTGCATCCGCCGCCCGGCGGACCTCGCAGCACGCTATGGCGGTGAAGAGTTTCAGGTGATCTTGCCGGAAACGGAACTAAGCGGCGCGCTGTTGCTCGCCGAGCGTATTCGCGCCCAGGTCGAGGCCCTCGCGCCATTCGCAGACGATGCCCACTCGGTCACGGTGAGCATTGGTGTCAGCGTCTACATCCCCGGCACCCAGCAAGACCTTGCACAGGTCTTGGGCGCCGCGGATGAGGCGCTCTACCGGGCCAAGGCCAATGGCCGTAACCGGGTAGAGGGGCCAACCGACTAG
- the pfkB gene encoding 1-phosphofructokinase: MAKILTLTLNPALDITVSLDALRPGHVNRAHDQQSHAAGKGLNVAQVLADLGHSVTVGGFLGRDNLQPFEALIARRGFADCFVRVAGETRSNLKLVEADGRVTDVNGLGPEVDDAARAELLQRLAQVAPGHDAVVVAGSLPRGVSPEWFRQLLEQLRAQGLKVALDSSGDALRAGLQSAPWLVKPNTEELGEVLGLAVQTAAEQRAAAEQLLAGGIEHVVVSAGEQGVSWFAAGLALQARPPQVRVASTVGAGDSLVAGMVHGLLAAECPQQTLRRATAIAAQAVTQVGFGICDREQLAQLEAAVQLIEQQEGCR; the protein is encoded by the coding sequence ATGGCCAAGATCCTGACCCTGACCCTGAACCCGGCGCTGGACATCACCGTCAGCCTCGACGCCTTGCGCCCAGGGCACGTCAACCGTGCCCACGACCAGCAGAGTCACGCAGCGGGCAAAGGCCTGAACGTGGCCCAAGTGCTGGCCGATCTGGGTCATAGCGTAACTGTCGGGGGCTTTCTCGGCCGCGACAACCTGCAGCCGTTCGAGGCGCTGATCGCCCGACGCGGTTTTGCCGACTGCTTCGTGCGCGTGGCCGGTGAAACCCGCAGCAACCTCAAGCTGGTCGAGGCTGATGGCCGGGTGACCGATGTGAACGGCCTGGGGCCGGAGGTCGACGACGCCGCGCGCGCCGAACTGCTGCAGCGCCTGGCGCAGGTGGCGCCCGGGCACGACGCGGTGGTCGTGGCCGGCAGCCTGCCGCGTGGGGTCAGCCCCGAATGGTTCCGCCAGTTGCTCGAACAGTTGCGGGCGCAGGGGCTGAAAGTGGCCCTCGACAGCAGTGGGGACGCGTTGCGTGCTGGCTTGCAGAGTGCCCCCTGGCTGGTCAAACCCAATACCGAAGAGCTAGGAGAAGTGCTGGGCCTGGCCGTGCAGACCGCCGCCGAGCAGCGCGCCGCTGCCGAGCAACTGCTGGCCGGCGGTATCGAACATGTGGTGGTTTCGGCGGGCGAGCAAGGCGTCAGTTGGTTTGCTGCCGGGCTGGCGCTGCAGGCGCGGCCGCCGCAAGTGCGGGTTGCCAGCACCGTGGGTGCCGGTGATTCGCTGGTCGCCGGCATGGTCCATGGCCTGCTGGCAGCGGAATGCCCGCAACAGACCTTGCGCCGCGCCACGGCCATCGCTGCACAGGCCGTGACTCAGGTCGGCTTCGGCATTTGTGACCGCGAGCAGCTCGCGCAACTGGAAGCCGCCGTGCAACTGATAGAACAACAAGAGGGTTGCCGATGA
- a CDS encoding TatD family hydrolase, whose protein sequence is MRLIDTHTHLDFPDFDADRPRLLANAAARGVERMVVLGVYQANFQRVWDLVCSDRRIHAALGLHPVYLEQHRPEHLVQLREWLERLRSDPRLCGVGEFGLDYFVETLDKPRQQALFEAQLQMACDFELPALLHVRRSHAQVIATLKRYKPARAGIIHAFAGSYEEAREYIKLGFRLGLGGAGTWPQALRLRKTLPRLPLESIVLETDSPDMAPVMFAGERNSPEHLPEIAQALADLMGIEALQLAQATHRNACDLFGW, encoded by the coding sequence ATGCGCCTGATCGACACCCACACCCACCTGGACTTCCCCGATTTCGACGCCGACCGCCCGCGCCTGCTGGCCAACGCGGCGGCGCGCGGGGTGGAGCGCATGGTGGTGCTGGGGGTGTATCAGGCGAACTTCCAGCGGGTGTGGGACCTGGTCTGCAGCGACAGGCGCATCCATGCGGCGCTGGGGTTGCATCCGGTCTACCTGGAGCAGCATCGCCCCGAGCACCTGGTGCAATTGCGCGAGTGGCTCGAACGCCTGCGCAGTGACCCGAGGCTTTGTGGTGTAGGCGAATTCGGCCTGGACTACTTCGTCGAAACGCTGGACAAGCCGCGCCAGCAGGCACTGTTCGAAGCACAGTTGCAGATGGCGTGTGATTTCGAGCTGCCAGCCCTACTTCACGTGCGCCGCAGCCACGCCCAGGTGATTGCTACGCTCAAACGCTACAAGCCGGCACGCGCTGGGATCATCCATGCCTTCGCGGGCAGCTATGAAGAAGCCCGTGAGTACATCAAGCTCGGTTTCCGGCTTGGACTGGGCGGTGCCGGGACGTGGCCGCAGGCACTGCGATTGCGCAAGACCCTGCCGCGCTTGCCGCTGGAGAGCATCGTGCTGGAAACCGACTCGCCGGACATGGCGCCGGTGATGTTTGCCGGCGAGCGCAACAGCCCCGAGCATCTGCCCGAGATTGCTCAAGCGCTGGCAGACCTGATGGGGATCGAAGCCCTGCAGCTTGCTCAGGCGACCCACCGAAACGCCTGCGATCTGTTCGGCTGGTAG
- a CDS encoding DUF3820 family protein, with amino-acid sequence MKPEMLELLVTRTMPFGKYQGRIIADLPGDYLAWFARKGFPAGELGGLLALMHEVDHNGLGDLLVPLRQKHRR; translated from the coding sequence ATGAAACCGGAAATGCTCGAACTGCTGGTGACCCGCACCATGCCCTTTGGCAAATACCAGGGGCGGATCATTGCCGACCTGCCGGGCGATTACCTGGCCTGGTTCGCCCGCAAGGGGTTTCCGGCGGGTGAGCTGGGGGGGTTGCTGGCGTTGATGCACGAGGTCGACCATAACGGCCTGGGCGACCTGTTGGTGCCATTGCGGCAAAAACATCGGCGTTAG
- a CDS encoding ferritin-like domain-containing protein — MSNPNKDVIDVLNDLVEYSKDGEKGFKASADDVKNPELKAFFVQRAGECANAASELQSEVRRLGGDPETSTSISGDLHRGWVNLKSMVTGKDEEAVLNEVERGEDHALKAYKEAREKLVKLGRMASDPSYALVEKQLQGVQRNHDQVKALRNAARARS, encoded by the coding sequence ATGAGCAATCCCAACAAAGACGTGATCGATGTGCTTAACGACCTGGTCGAGTACAGCAAGGATGGCGAAAAAGGCTTCAAAGCCTCGGCCGATGACGTGAAAAACCCCGAACTGAAGGCGTTTTTCGTACAGCGTGCCGGCGAATGCGCCAACGCCGCCAGCGAGTTGCAAAGCGAAGTGCGCCGCCTGGGCGGTGACCCGGAAACGTCCACCAGCATCAGCGGTGACCTGCACCGTGGCTGGGTAAACCTCAAGTCGATGGTCACCGGCAAGGATGAAGAAGCGGTGCTCAATGAGGTGGAGCGCGGCGAAGATCATGCCCTCAAGGCCTACAAGGAAGCACGCGAGAAACTGGTCAAGCTGGGCCGTATGGCCAGCGATCCGAGCTATGCCCTGGTCGAGAAACAATTGCAGGGCGTGCAACGTAACCACGACCAGGTGAAGGCACTGCGCAACGCCGCCCGCGCCCGTTCCTAG